A single Orcinus orca chromosome 2, mOrcOrc1.1, whole genome shotgun sequence DNA region contains:
- the B2M gene encoding beta-2-microglobulin, which produces MAPFMTLVLLGLLSLSGLDAVQRPPKVQVYSRHPAENGKPNYLNCYVSGFHPPQIEIDLLKNGEKMEVEQSDLSFSKDWSFYLLVHAEFTPNAVDQYSCRVKHVTLREPQIVKWDRDQ; this is translated from the exons ATGGCCCCCTTCATGACTTTGGTCCTGCTCGGGCTTCTCTCGCTGTCTGGCCTGGACGCCGTCCAGC GTCCTCCGAAGGTTCAGGTTTACTCACGACACCCCGCAGAGAATGGAAAACCAAATTACCTGAACTGCTATGTGTCTGGGTTCCATCCACCCCAGATTGAGATTGATTTGCTGAAGAATGGGGAGAAGATGGAAGTGGAGCAATCAGACCTGTCTTTCAGCAAGGACTGGTCTTTCTACCTTCTGGTCCACGCTGAGTTCACTCCCAACGCAGTGGATCAGTACAGCTGCCGCGTGAAACATGTTACTCTCAGAGAGCCCCAGATAGTTAAGTGGG atcGAGACCAGTAA